The Dreissena polymorpha isolate Duluth1 chromosome 8, UMN_Dpol_1.0, whole genome shotgun sequence genome includes the window ATTACATTTTCCATGATTAACTGTATTCTTAAAGTCAATTGATTGGTTAATATGTGTAAACTGCATAAAAATTAGAAAAGTTCCTAATTGTGAAATTCATTAATTCTCCCCTGGAAAATATAAACTTAATATGGTTTAATCGatcaaaattgtgttttaaaccatTTGATCATCGCTGTTTACATATATTTACCCGCTGGAGGTTTACTTCTACACCTGTTACTTCCGCTTATCAAAACCTAGACTGGACTCGCCAATAGGGACGGCACATAACTAGTTTACGTAAATGTTATCTTGGTTCTTGCCTTTGCAGATATCAACAAAGAAAGAGACGGCTGCCCACACCATATTAAGACGTGCTGTGCTTGTATGCGAAACAGCTACATCAATCCAGTCAAATGTTACGATTGTGGAAATGACGTCAAGTCCATAATAGGTGAGTTTCTGCAATAGAAGGAAAACATTATATCTTGATTGTTTCTTTTCTCGTGTTTCAATCTATACTCCATTGACCGCTAATAGGAAAAAATATTACAAGTCATTTCATTTTCGAGTATGCTACGAATGCCCAAATGGTActttattttgcaataacttcTCTATTGTTTCAAGTATTAATATAGGTGCTCTTATTTTGTTCTTAATTTTGTAACGTTTAACCTGTTTAACGATGCTGCTAACGCGTTATTTTGATTGATAGTTTACttacatatatatttagttttatgTAGATGAAATTGATGTGCTAATTTATAACGCGGCTGATACTTCACCACTTGTTTTAGTACTAGAAGTGATGCCATTTGCGTCTGCCTTCATTCTTTACCTCACACTTAGTTTTGCAATACATAATGAAAAGGACAATAACAAATTTGATACCATAGAAGTTACATAATAGACACACAGTATGAGATAAATGCAAAGTGTTTAATTTTCGGGTCACCGAAATGGAATAGTCAATTGAAAAACAAACTGTGAGCTtagaatgtttgaattaattgCTCAATCGATACTTTCTTGATACGCCATAGCAAAAACATTTTAGTTTTTAGAAACGATTAAATGAATATATACAAGAAGTGCATCCTTTATTGTAAACACGTTTTAGAACCTAGCATACTATACCACTAATATTACTGGCAATTTTTGATTTCGATTGTGGCGCAGAGTATTGCAGGTGGAACGGTCGGACGTCTTtgtttttacaaagaattacaaagcattttgatttttttgcagtGTGTCCCAAATATGTTTGTGGACATAGTATCATTTTCCACAAAACATAGACTTGTATTGGTAAACAAAATCTTATTTAGTTATTATATACAAGTACACTTTCTGAGCATGGCATGATTTTTCTCTAAAAATGCTAGGCTTTGCGTCTGACCAGTAAAGATggttctttttgtttaaatgttggtCAATGTAGAAATGAGATTCGGCGCTGAACCACAACTTTTGACGAAGATGAACGTGTTCTGTCATCCAAGTGGCAAAGTCAAGACGTTTGTTTACATCACTTTCTTTCAGATGTTAGGACCGGAACTTTGTAGGGTGTTAGTTTTGAGGAAAATCTTAAGACTCTGCATACATTGATGGCACTAGAAGAATGGTTATTGTCAGAAAATACCTTTTGTACCGACCTCTCTGGTGTTCGTCAATAATTCGCTTCACCTGCTAAACATTTTCACTGCTGCGACTGCTTTTTGGTCTCCCCGTGTTGTTCTTTCTCTGGTCTGGTATCTCCATACTGCCCAAACCGTTTCACAACTTTGTTTACTTGTAATCTGGTAATAGACCTATCCAAAGGATATAGCTTTTGCATTCCTCTTATGACAAAAATTACTGATTTTCTctcataatataatgttattatgttTTAACGTTTTTTCTGTGGAAAGCGCCAtcttgaaaataacaaattttaataaaatcacaTGTGACGTCATGATGTCAACATTTTCCCGTACGTTATGTCTTATATAAAATGGTGAATGTTCTTTGTCATTAAGAAACcatgtttgtttatatataagTTTTATTAGACCCGGGGTAATACTTTGAAAGTGTATCACATATTATGAAACACACTGTATCTGTTTGTAGtaaaaaattttacaaaaaaaagatttgttcCCATCAATAACATCGGTCTACCAATGTAAATGGACGTAGAATATTCGAGAACACGTGTTTCGCATTCATTACATACAAGCAGTATATTTTTAAGCTACAATGTCGCACAAATCATAACGAAATTGTTCTCAAACCCAAATAATGAACAGcgatgttttaattataataggGACCTTCCTATAACGTAAGAAAACACAAACGAGCGTCGTCCAAGCTACTGTTTCGTCATTCATTCATGCATTGAacttaagaataaaaataaaatatgtagataTTTAATTAtactaagaaaataataaatgttgatcATTCAGCAAAAGCATAAATCCTTCaaatcattttcattaaaacacataatagtTATAAAGTTGAACAAAATAGTTCTGATGCTCTGCCTTGTCATTAGCGAAGGCAAATGCTTAGAATTATATCGATTCGTCATTTCACTAGGGACAATCAATACGCCAGTAGGTCCGTAAAGGATTGGGATACTTCGACAGTCGTTGCTTATAAAAACCAGAGTCTACATATTACCTACACTCGTGTTCATATTGACATACTGAACTAAACTTCAATAATTTGAGGGGATTTCGCAGCACAAAGCTTATTAACGAATTGcactgttttaattgtattttgcaCAGTTTAGCTGTcccctgttgtttttttttttgctgtatttacatgttatttcAATCCGTACTATTTCGAGAAGTAGTGGGACAAACGCGTTTAATCTTAAGAACTATATTGCAGGTCACGGATGGGGTGCTATATTGATTGCTGGACATAAAAAGAACGGTCAGGAAATGTTCGACTTAGACATTAAACTGTTCGGAGATGCTATTACAAATTTAGCCCTTCCAGCCATGTGTATAAGGTATGGTTTTGTTCAACACTCAATAATTTAGTCTAGTATGGTATTTTTTTCTATTCTGAAAATCTCGATTAAATTATTCAAATGACTAACATGCAGATATCACTTATGATttgcaattaattaaaaaataaataataaacatgtttgcgTGATATTACATATCCGTAAATACTAAAACAGTTGTGATTTGTCTTACTTTACATTTTTAATGTAATACTTTTATTTCATACCATACATTTAGGCAGCGTTTGTTTATTTGCGCATAATTATTGCGTTGTTCAATACGCTTTCAAAACGCGTGTCATTGTTGACCTTACGCTGGGCAGCGCTTGTCATCAGAAGGTTATGTCATGACATTCATACACTTATTTATGCCGAAGATTTTTTGTGTATACGAATTTGTTGTCAAACCTCCGGTTGATGCACATGAATCAAATCACGAAATGTAATTACTAGTGATGAAACCCATGTTTAGCGTTAACATTTTGGATAAGGAacacgaaatattcgttgattttgagtgtttatggatcTTTAAAGAAACTTCTTCACACCTTTTCGAATGTTTGACGACTGTCAATGAATGCATTTACGATCAAAActgtaatattttgaatatttttagtttaataaaaacaaggaaaaatatcaaataaaaacatattcctGCACTAAGGTACGAATCTGTGACATCCTGAAGTAAATGATAACACAGTACAACTTAACCACGCAGGCTTTTAAAACAAGATGGTAGTTTAAACGCTTTGTCGGTTATACACTTATTTGCTAAAGTATcgatatattttttcatatttcattTGATGACTGTCAatgaacaaacatatattttaacattttttatatcaaaagtgttattttgcttgtttgaagtTGTTCTATTTAAGTCTATGACTATCGTTCGGAAAATTGTCATTGTGCCAAACTGTGAACAGTGTTTTCCAAAACCTGAtcttatattattaatgtttatttaatttgtaaacattatacatgtatttatttgtttaacatactTTTGTGTATAAGACTCTGGTGCGATATTTCAGCCCTGATAACAtagaaattattgattcaaatAAAGGAACGCCGAAAGAATCGTCAGCCAAGATTGATACAGCTTTTGACCGGCTGGACTCGAAAGATATACACACTTTGGTATTTCTTTACTCGGGACATAATCATGATGCTAAAGGGTTTTGGTTGGGTGAACACCTAGGTAAAAAGAAATTCTACAGTATGAACAGGATAAattacaacattaaaaaaatggcAAACATAAAACAAGTTATCGCATTTCTCGATTGTTGCAAATCAAAACCGATTGAAGTTCGACCTGAAACGAGTCGGATACAGTTCAGTGCCTCAGGACAGAAGGAGAATGCAACATGCGTACCGAATGAAGTCAGTTTCTTTACCAAATACTTGCACCAAGCTTTCACAATGAAGGCATCTGGTGGCGAATGTAGTTTGCACAAGAGTCATTGCACAATGAAAGGTGACTTCATCACACTTGGATCTCTCTTTGACTACTTAAAGGAACACAGAGAAGGTCTTATTCAAATGATTCCGCGTATGCATTCGGAAAATGCGAATTGGAGGAGCATCTACTTGGCATATAACTTCGCATTTAAAGTGGAAATTTCTATCAATGTCATCGTTCCAAATttcgaaaaaataataaatgtgacACCAGCGGCCTTGACCGACATTCAAACTCTTAAATCAGAGATTCTGTTTCCGCATTTTGTTGGTAAGTATCTAAAGCAACGACATATTAAGTAATTTCTttcaaaacaagtttttttaattattaaaacttaTGTCTCAGTccaaaatacattaacaaaacaaCGTTCGAGTTCAAAGGACAACTTACCGACAATGATACAAAATAACTCATGAagcacatgtataccaaataatATCGATTTCGCAATAATTCATCGAATTGTCTCTACACACTCGAATGCACTTCCAACGTAACACTTTCATTATTCTCATCGCAAAAGCTACTTAATTATAAAATCGATTCTTTATAGCGTTGTCTTCAAAGTAGCGTTCAATTAATTTATCCATGACGCTCTGATACGTTCGGGTATGGTTCCCCTCGCCGCACCTGCTAATGAAAGTATGCCTATAATGTTgattttcctttgcatattgtcATATTCCTATAAAGATGAAAAAGCTTGTGTGTGCACTAATATATATGCAGACTCGTCGATCGTAAAAGCAGTCATGTAGTTGGTAACAAGTTTGTATCACAAGAACAACATATGTATTTACAAGACTCACATTACATATAACGACCTATTGCTCCTCCATAAACATTACCCTATCCAAATATTATAAAGCATTTGTGACGAGTTGACATAATTGTAAAGAACCTATCTTTATCCCATTGTAGTTTACTGTAGCTGACTGTAGACTGTATTTGGGAATGAAAGAACATTATATTTGCATTATGCCGATGTTATTGATTTTCAATCAGATAAACGTGTCAATGTGTCAACCCAGCAATGTGTTGACATTAATGACACTGAGACACCAGAAATGTACAATTAATTGGTTAATTTTTCATGAGATTAAGGGTTTAATGATCATCActtaaactaaatattttttagaTTATGTTATTTTTTGGTTCTTTAAAGAatggtatttatatttaaatgatatttcatCGATTCATTATTCATTCTAGTAAACATTTTTAcgcaatatgttataaaataattgaaaaatcaggGAAAATGTTAGTGTTTCCGTAGAAGTGACTTTGAGTGGGTGTGCAGGATATTGTATCTCAAAAACGTTTGCACCAACCTTACAGTATTGTAATTGCATTCGCGCTAAGCGTTTTCAAACATAAACCtaacaaaacatacttttttACAAACGTACTTGTTTGAAGTTGCAGAATTGAGAATACATGTTACACATGttgtgttatttaaagtttatctAATCGCTTCCCAGTTTGGTAAACGTTACTTTCATTTTCCAAAGCTCTTCTTGGTGAGAATTGTGGAAGTCAGGCAACTGCAAAGGAATTTAAACTTGCAAAGTTGGCAAACGCTTTAGCAATCGAGGTTGATTTGGCCTCAAGACACGTCGAAGAGATAGGCACCATTGAAAAGCTGATGCTGGCATGGAATTCAAAACGGATGATAAGATGTAAACTTAGAAAGTGCGAGCGAATTGATAAAGGCAAGCCTGTCGTTCTTTTGCAAAATCAAGGTCAACATGTCGCTAAAATGGTGTCTGAAATCTCGAACGGAAAGGTAAAATAAAGAGTCTCAATACCAGGACGACTCTTAATAAATGCACACATGTGGTTTGACGaagttttgttaaaaaacattactcaaacaagaacatgaaaaaacaaaatcaacttcACTTCATCCGATTTGAAATCATCTTTTAAGTAACTAGTTGAGTTATTGCTTTCGTATGATATGTAAAGATTTACAGATAACTCGATTGGTTTGTATGAATATACCAGATGAGATGTTAAAATAATATAGTAGCAAGGCATGCCAATCTATGTAGTGTAAAGCTATAGTGAAGTTgagcattaaaaatataattttatttttccagACGATATTTGATCTAAGAGAATTGGATCACATGATAAAATCTTTGGAAAATCTGTCAAAATCAATGGGCGACTTGTCAGAAGCTCTGATTGACTTTATAATTGACGTCCAGGCAATTAAAGATATAACACGGAGCAAGGTACTGTTGGATTGAGAAATACCGGTTGTTACTTCCgatttatttaatgcattattACAGAGACATCAATTTTGATTACTGATAACACGGTTGTGTTTACTGCTTTGCTAGTATGTTTCACCGGATACTATGTTATTATGTTGCTTTTGTTATACTTTTTTAGGATTTAACGCAAAGAGTTGAAATGGAATTCATAAACCTTTTTGACGACGAATCCGTTACATTGGTGTATTTGGAACCAAAAGAAATTGAAGATTTGGATGAAAACTGAACCAATAGAAGCTGTTTTGATGGTTAACCATGTGCTAAGAATCTAGTGTTTTATCCATTAACTATACTCTTATTTTAACGCAGGAGCTTTATTTATAGCCTATGGTTGGCTATAAATATGAAGTTATGCATAATTACCCCTTATATGTTTAATTAAGAATGGGTTTTGTATTTCAGTAATACTGTGTactttatattgtatatgtgtcATTGAACCTTTTGCTTAAATAAGTATGGTGGCTAATGATGACCTCGGTGCCAGGCATATTACTTAATTGTTTTCATGTCGTCTGTGTGTTTTGCTATTGTTCTAAATGTTCCGACATTTTTAAGGCTAGTGTTGGTCGTGATTTATGTTGTTTTCAAACCAAGGAATACTCTAAAATGAAAATGTAAGAAAAACAAGTGACTTATAGCTATAGCCTGAgctgtgaaatgaaaacaaaatgttccAGTGTTACAGACCTTAACACTCAATGTATGCCATTGAGCAATATAGTATCGAAATAATGTTGGGGTTTTTAGAGTTCCGGAAAGTACAGGCAACCGAGTCAATCATTTGTTTAAGACACGTGGCGTTGATGTGTTTATTAAAATGACATTCCCTCACAGCACTGGAAACCTTAGCGGACACTATCCCCGCCCTATAATAGTAAATTGTATAAGCTACAAGGCCAGGCAACAGCTTCACATAGGAAACCGTGAACTGAAGACACGCAGTGGAGATGTTAAAATCTTCATAACGATTTTACCAACACAGTGCACAGCTGTTGTATGTAGCATGTGGACTGACCTTATGGAAAAAAAGATATGTAACTTACCGATCAGAGTAACTGAAAACGGCGAAGCGACCATGAAACAAATAGACAGTGAATCAGAACTTGACAAGTACAAAGTGCAGTAAATAGAAAAACTAAATTTCTTTCTTGATCAGTTTGCATTGAATTCGTAATTGACCTTATATTCACGTAGGTTGTGTTATTGTAATTTGTATTCATGAACTGAGCATGTGATTATGTGACTACAATTGAAAAGCCCGCTAGCTCGTGTCTCTGTTTGCTCAAGTTCATACCATTAAACTCACTTTATTTTTTGTCAACATGCGACTTGAGCAAATATTGACCGGGGTTTAAGAAATAATGGATATTTGTAAAGTTAatgaatgaaatatttgtaaagaTTACACAAATAATGTATGATGTACATCTCAGTAAAAGTAAATCATTTACTTAGTGAAATAAATTTCTCTTACGATGATAGCATGGTGTATTTGTCTTTCTGTACTTCTATGTGCACAAAGAAGTGCGTGCACACAAACCTCACAGAGTCCTGAAACTGGCAGTCCCCAGTTACAATTACTCTCTTTATTGTCTTCTGGCTATAATCAAttacaaaatatcttcgtcatATTGTAAACAATTAAGCTTACCTTAAATGGCAATATCacatattaaattgtttttaaacgtTTAATCTTGACTTGTAGAACCTTGTGAAACTAACATGAGTGCATTGACTGTTTCTTATAGTAactcattttgtttgttttaggaACCTAATGGAATGTCTTTTGAACTACAGCTTGCACGATGTGTTTCCTGTAACATGGCTCTTTTTATAGGATTAAACATCATGTCTAGATCTATTTTTCCGTAAATGACTTCAACAATAGCGAATTAAGTATTCTGTAGTTCAGTATTTTCCATAAATTCATTGTAatttatattacaatttttatCAGATTTCAcaaaaaatttatattttatcaacGATTATATTAACCCCTTGAATTATCTTCACGGCCCCGTATACTGCAACAACCTATAAAATAGTGACCGTATACTGTACATTATTTCCCTTAAGCTTGGGAAATTTGGCATAATAGGCATAATCTTGTTCGTCTGCAGGACAAGCAGGTCAGGCAAACCCTTAAACCAAGCAGCACAAGCAAAATGTACAATACGATATGATCCCTCAAACTAAAATAAACTCAGATATTTGACTTAATCAAAACTGTTTATCTGTACACAAATATGTCCGTATGACACTATTGTTTCGCAATTCTGCTTTTTGTTTACAACGGTGGTGTATTATGTCTTAACAGTTTCATCACTCTTGCTGTTTCAATTTTCGAGATTCATGTGAGTAAACCCAAGGTCACAATGGGACGGCCCTAACGGGAGGTCCAAAATCACGCAACACGTCGAGCTGCGCGTTGCGAAGTCGCTATCGAACGTGAGGGCGTCTTGCAATCGCCTGAGAGGCAATATGCCGGCGATGGTTTgcccaaaaaaaattatttaaatatcgcCGCGATTCTACGTTTTCATGGAGCGCTTGACAGCTCTGTGGAGACGCCGTAACAGCGCTGGTGgaactactagctactactagaGAGTCTTGATCGCGCCGTTCCTTTGCCGCCAAGACGCTGTTCGAACTCTTCAGAAATAAGCTGCATAGATTGGCTTTTTTGGAGCTGGACACAAGGGCTTTTAGCCAAAGAAGTCTGTGATCATGGCAATTCAGTCTCTATGGAATCCTCGTGGCTTTGGTTGTAAAGAGCCCAGTGGTAATACATATGTTCATAGATGCCTAAGGTGTAGGATCTTGTCTTCCTTGCCTCACATTCTCATGATATTGAAGCGTCGAACGCAACTAGCAAATGCTGACATTATTATGtgttaaattaaatatgcatattattatatgCAACGTGCGAAGACGGAGATGTGTGAGTGTGCCACTGAACttctcactctggatcagcagacgatttatttcataaatcaatctctgggttaatggtcgccatcttacgaactactttcaaaaatacaacaacaacaatataaacagtAGAAGTcaattttaattgcaaaaatttgaaaaattgagtacatgtgtcacggttgttgaatGGAATAGTGTTATGTTCAACTGTGTAGATCTACGAAcgcatttgaactggtagtggaattgttggtggaaatggaatttagaaatatataataattcatcatcgtgtagaattatcatcagcatcatttctgtggaacattgcaatattaaaaatacacgtgtttcatagctatggtgcttttgacatagttcacaaaccatcaacactgaaataattcctgcacacaggtaaagaaaataattaatttgggcagaatgtttattttttacaaattatcatttattttaacaaatttattttagatagattgcactgaaacttaaattctaaagcttagtaagacactaaAGCCAGTTTCCTGAgtaatacttgttcagagtatagcaggctcatgctgCCTCTGATTTTTCTGACCTCTGCCTTTAACCTGgttcgctttgatttcaggtgtttagcccccctATCAACAAGATTTTCTCGATCCTATCTGTGcttattcattttgtttaaagattttgagaaccctcaatTAGTGCCAGTGGGAATAAAACAGGGGCCTTCTAATAGCTAGATGAACACTTTCTTTGcatactgccaaccgctctttcgagcattataggcagtgggacattatcgagtccgtttcctgggaagaaccagtactaggtgtctatggaggagttAATGAGAAAGCACCCCGAGTAGGGTTCGAATCCATGaactcctgatcgctaggcggacacctcatccactacaccaccgtgaTCTCGTACACAtccaatatgccagcaacactttataatcaataacaatgataattgatgattctgttgtttttttataactacatttctaatttaccaaaacaatgtgaaacacatgtttatgcccccgaaggagggcatatagtgatcgcactgtccgtctgtctgtctgttacacttagcgtttaggtttcaaaaaatgctcataacttctatgtcgcttcagatgacatattcatatttggtatgcatgtgtatatggacaaggcctttccatacgcacacaaatgttgacccctttgaccttgatcttgaacttagggtccgcgtttaggttttgaaaaatgcgtttaggtttcgaaaaatgctcataacttctatcaaagcgtttatcgctggcatatgtcatcctatggataaagcacttaattgtttttttgctactgtcctctgcacaaaccatgatatatctgcatatgcaTTCAATCAAATCAGTAAAACTtactgtcacttaattacagtaactttattgcatgttaacttttcaacaatatatatatatatatgttatatataacaaatcttgaaaaaaaaacacacatcaaacttcacattcttttagtaaattataggctttaattggtattgtgacattgacaccactcatgcatgcgactatacaattatacaagttacaactatgggacacattatttatgagaaattccaatacatcaccatatcatctCAGATAAAAGGCacataatctagtgcttttttgctgccatttttactattacacattttttcattttatgttatttatgttattgatcttgtttctaaattaacaaagcaatcatgttaaacttttgaagagagatgttgtctggtaaataatgaaaatataatcactacaaagtgaaaaaaattcagttgaatactgtgaccactGAAGATTTGCCAAATAGCAATTCCGATCATGaattaaattaaaggggccttttcacagattttggcatgttttgtagtttgtcattaaatgctttctattgataaatgtaaacatttgctctaaaaagctccagtaaaaaattaagaataaaattaaaaacaaaaacaaaaacaccctcaacagggcttgaaccactgacccctggagttctggcgTAAAATGTCTCGTACTTAGACACCTCGCCCAACCTTCCGCATACAATGCACGATgtattttattactatatataagtaatcctcgtagtttcacaaaatataacacaaaacagaactctccaaattattcaattgtttcgcgttgcaacgctttataattttcaagtttttaaattgtcaaaagctTGTAatagctatattagagcatggtaaatgttaagtattactgtttcctcataaatatcataactaaatcgaaaatttgcgaatctgaaacaactgttttaaatttggtcaatgtaccaaaacgtgaaaagtcccctttaaataCAAGTAAGATGAAAGTCTGCCTATGGGATCCCAGTTAAGCCtgttttgtcaaatctgcacatttgcccttggccatgtaaaattggggactaaataccatcaagtcatgtaaaaaggagcagggtgtagcacgctgctatttatctcttgagctttcacatgaattgtacgggtaattttcatacaacaaattatattatatagtgtaatgataaagcatatgagcacaaattatatctctaactagtggtgcaaaaatcatttaagtgtcacatttcaaaagaaaatttatataaaaaggtattataaattgttaaaacgttattaaaagatgatttcaattcactaaagcatttaattacatgaaaaaagtgtatttaatgtccattacatgtaacagtattggcattgtatttatctgcatttaatgtgcatttaatacacttaaaaatgcagacaatataCACTTCTAacagaattttttttgtttttttctgcatttttccagcattaatactcttcaagtgtattttttatcatccaaaatacactttaccaagaaaaaggtatgttaaaatcattttaagtttgttttaagtatattttcaaatgcattaagacactcttttgcaaaaaatgtccTACAAAACCTTGGAAAAATACTGTGTATTAATAATTGAAGTTTTGTATGTGCATCAAatacagtgtcaaattcataccagtgcctatttagtagcagtaggccttatatcgtctacttgtggtagaaataatgcattgtgTATACTAGtaaatacaacatacatttcttaaaaaatatagcttcccatacagttcaatacaatgttcgattaactacactatgcaaagttggaatatgacatcaagcttgaaataatattttcaataatgtataatatgctgttttaatttataagtgaaatagacacttgcatatgaaaactgattttacatcaaaactaaatttttaatttgattttttaaatactcaaacaatgaaaccgtgtccatgcttacatgaacacagtttataaatgctgtcagaatgataaaatatgcaattactataaatacaaatgccagataagtgctttttgtactaaaaaaatcgaatgaatataaatataatacattcttaatatgtaattaactgttttatctgaaaaaatcacaaaatatttatatatttattaaaattcacataaatcatatttcaaaaacacatagtTACCTCATATCCTttcacacaatgaaaaaaaattgcacagtttatgattgttattgattcttcattaatttatacatgtatcattttttaatcttgacGCATCTTCAATTGTATTATAAACATCAAAATCTGTTATAACAATTATACTATATTAAGATTAAGGCTGAGTCAGTAAACTTATTATCCCtaatttctgcagtacttgcagacaaacaagGAATACTGCATGCTgtgatatttatttatgaaatgggatattaatttggcttcaatggaaacaaatcaaagcataaacatgtatatatacatgtatattagttAAACTAAAATTTATTGACCATtgat containing:
- the LOC127840578 gene encoding uncharacterized protein LOC127840578 → MSEKLASRLMHFAIVPLLAYHDDHENGKFYFISPYFHNGDLYEAIKKDRNAEDRMIRMDMNTRLRVMYQVASAINYMHTGNSFRGTILHMDIKSKNIVLDSQLNARLIDFGLSRELKEGACSETMTTVYGTKGYFPTVQHKTLTQQHDCHNFGIVMRELLTGYNALEPDTHKNEMRKWQNLYVTRKKQQNIWTDNEVTEKVVNISYECITSIDSKDAKYTGDTSFTSKDLYSKLEMLMRTPNDVSKWISVENNRCDICLLNESVPDVHTDINKERDGCPHHIKTCCACMRNSYINPVKCYDCGNDVKSIIGHGWGAILIAGHKKNGQEMFDLDIKLFGDAITNLALPAMCISPDNIEIIDSNKGTPKESSAKIDTAFDRLDSKDIHTLVFLYSGHNHDAKGFWLGEHLGKKKFYSMNRINYNIKKMANIKQVIAFLDCCKSKPIEVRPETSRIQFSASGQKENATCVPNEVSFFTKYLHQAFTMKASGGECSLHKSHCTMKGDFITLGSLFDYLKEHREGLIQMIPRMHSENANWRSIYLAYNFAFKVEISINVIVPNFEKIINVTPAALTDIQTLKSEILFPHFVALLGENCGSQATAKEFKLAKLANALAIEVDLASRHVEEIGTIEKLMLAWNSKRMIRCKLRKCERIDKGKPVVLLQNQGQHVAKMVSEISNGKTIFDLRELDHMIKSLENLSKSMGDLSEALIDFIIDVQAIKDITRSKDLTQRVEMEFINLFDDESVTLVYLEPKEIEDLDEN